GACGGGGATGCCCCCCATTGAGTAATGAGCGGTGGGACGAACCGGAATCGGTTCAATCACAGCATCAACGCCAGCGAGCCGGTGAGATTCTTCCCAAGCAAACGGAACGCGACTCATGATTTTTTCGCGCCCCATGTGCCGCAAATCTAAATACACAAACGGTCCACCGGCACTGCCATCTGGATGGATGCCCCGACCGGCTCTAACTTCGGTGGTGATGGCGCGGGAGGTAATGTCGCGGGGGGCTAACTCCATTTGCTTGGGGGCATAGGTTTCCATAAATCTATGCCCTTCACTGTTGATTAAGTAAGCCCCTTCGCCTCTAACGGCTTCAGAGATGAGGACGCCTGCAGGATATAACCCTGTGGGGTGAAACTGCACAAACTCCATATCTTCTAGGGGAATGCCAGCCATTGCCGCCATCGACAAGCCATCTCCGGTCGAAGCAAAATCATTAGAGGTTGTATTGAAGACGCGCCCGTAACCCCCAGTGGCGAACATCACTGCCTTAGCTCTCAGAACTTTGATCTCGCCATCGAGCAGATGGTACATGACAATACCCTTGGCCTGATCGTCTTCCAGAATCAGATTGAGGACGTACCACTCGTCGTAGATCTGTACGCCGTGCTTAACGATATTGTTGTATAGCTCGTGAAGGATGGCATGTCCGGTCTTGTCAGCGGCGTAGCAGGTGCGCTTATGGCTGTGACCGCCAAAGGCACGTTGGGCAATGCGACCATCTTCTAGGCGAGAGAACAAGACACCGAGATGCTCTAGATCGATGACCACTTCAGGGGCTTCACGGGTGAGAACCTCGACAGCATCTTGATCGGCTAGGTAATCTGAGCCTTTAACCGTGTCGAAGGCATGGGCTTCCCAGCTATCTTGAATGTCAACATTCTTGAGCGTTGCGGCCATGCCTCCCTGAGCGGCGACGGAGTGTGACCGAATAGGATGGGTTTTGGCAACCATGGCAATGCTGATAGCCGAGTCGATGCGGGCAATTTCGAGGGCTGCTCGACAGCCTGCGAGTCCGCCGCCAACGATGACCACATCATGCTCAAACATAGAAATATCCTTTATCAGCTTGGGGGAATGAGATGCGAACGCAACTCGTATTCACCATTACCTTTCTCAGCAACGATCAGAGATAGCTTAATCCTAAAGGCTGCTCACGGGAGAACGGCACGTTGATCAAGTCGTCTTAAGCATTGAAGATCAAGTTCAGTATCAATCGCTGTGCACGGTATGGGCATCAGTCTTACAATCAAGAAATCAAGCAGGTCAGAGGGGAACTCGTTTTAGAAAGATCAGCTGTTTGAACCTGCGCTGAGACCTGCAGCGCTTCCCATGACTTCATTGAAATACCTGGGCAATTTCTAGTACTCTGGGAATCCCTGGACTTCTTGGGTTAGATAGACCTCACTCAGTTCAGCTTCACCTACTGCGTCACTAATATGAATAGCTATTCTCGTCCTTCTCAGCAAGGCCTCTACGATCCACAGTTTGAGCATGATGCCTGCGGATTGGGCTTCGTTGTCCACCAAAAAGGGAAGAAGTCCCACGAGATTATTGAACAGGCGCTAACAATTCTGGTAAACCTTGACCATCGAGGGGCCTGTGGGTGCGAGACCAATACAGGTGATGGCGCAGGTCTGTTAATGCAGCTGCCTCACAAATTTTTCTCTAAAGAAGCAGCGCGTCTGGGGTTTGAACTCCCCGAACCTGGGCAGTACGGCGTAGGCATGATCTACGCGTCCCCCGATTCACAGCAGCGTGAAGCCGGTCGGCGAGAATTTGAAAAAATAGCGACGGCAGAAGGGCATAGGGTGCTGGGGTGGCGCGATGTCCCGACAGATAACTCGTCTCTAGGGAATACGGCCAAGGCGAGTGAGCCGTTTATGGAGCAGGTCTTTATCCAGCGAGGTGCCGGTGTCGCTGACGATTTAGCCTTTGAGCGCAAGCTTTATGTGCTGCGGAAGCTCACTCACAATGCCATTAAGCTTTCTGGCATTGAGCCATATTGGTATGTCTCGACACTGTCTTGCCGCACCATTGTCTACAAAGGCATGTTGATGCCAATTCAAGTGGGCCAGTATTACCCCGATCTGCATGACCCAGAGATGGAAAGTGCGCTGGGGTTGGTTCATTCCCGCTTTAGCACCAACACCTTCCCGAGCTGGGACCGGGCGCATCCCTATCGCTACATTGCTCACAATGGTGAAATCAACACCATGCGCGGCAACATTAACTGGATGAATGCCCGTCAGTCGATGTTCAAGTCAGAACTATTTGGCGAGGACATGGCAAAGGTACAGCCCGTTATCAATGTTGAGGGTAGTGACTCCACAATTTTTGATAACACTTTAGAAATGCTGTTTTTAGCAGGGCGATCGCTTCCTCATTCTGTGATGATGATGATTCCCGAGCCGTGGACAGCCCACGAATCGATGAGCGCTCAGAAGAAGGCGTTTTATAAGTATCATTCTTGTCTAATGGA
Above is a window of Acaryochloris thomasi RCC1774 DNA encoding:
- a CDS encoding succinate dehydrogenase/fumarate reductase flavoprotein subunit is translated as MFEHDVVIVGGGLAGCRAALEIARIDSAISIAMVAKTHPIRSHSVAAQGGMAATLKNVDIQDSWEAHAFDTVKGSDYLADQDAVEVLTREAPEVVIDLEHLGVLFSRLEDGRIAQRAFGGHSHKRTCYAADKTGHAILHELYNNIVKHGVQIYDEWYVLNLILEDDQAKGIVMYHLLDGEIKVLRAKAVMFATGGYGRVFNTTSNDFASTGDGLSMAAMAGIPLEDMEFVQFHPTGLYPAGVLISEAVRGEGAYLINSEGHRFMETYAPKQMELAPRDITSRAITTEVRAGRGIHPDGSAGGPFVYLDLRHMGREKIMSRVPFAWEESHRLAGVDAVIEPIPVRPTAHYSMGGIPVDTEGKVRRSADGFIDNFFAAGECACVSVHGANRLGSNSLLECVVYGRRTGATIARFVQNQKLPEIDESSYLQQAHDRIQALLDQQGTVRINEVRQQVQDCMAEHCSIFRTDEIISEGLAKLQALKQRCSQIRLDDYEKVWNTEIIEALELQSLLIVGEVIMTGALQRQESRGAHSREDFPQRNDERFLKHTLAYYSAAGIDLQYMPVNLNMFEPQERKY